A window of the Microbacterium sp. AZCO genome harbors these coding sequences:
- a CDS encoding aldehyde dehydrogenase family protein: MTIVEEGVSSIYAAPGQRGSVADYRPRYGHYIGGEFVEPVKGQYFENISPVNGKPFTEVGRGTVEDIDRAVDVAWRAFESWKRTTPAERAVILNKIADRIEQNLEKIAVAETWENGKPVRETLAADIPLAVDHFRYFAGVLRAQEGSLSQLDEDTVAYHFHEPLGVVGQIIPWNFPILMATWKLAPALAAGNCVVIKPAEQTPASLLFLFEIIGDLLPAGVVNIVNGFGIEAGAPLAQHKRIRKVAFTGETTTGRLIMQYASQNLIPVTLELGGKSANVFFEDVARDTDDAYYDKALEGFTFFALNQGEVCTCPSRALIQRSIYDRFLGDGLDRVSKIVQGNPLDPATMIGAQASNDQLEKILSYIDIGTQGGAKLLAGGERVDLGGDLSEGYYVAPTVFEGTNDMRIFQEEIFGPVVSVTSFDDFDDAVSIANDTLYGLGAGVWSRSGDIAYRAGRSIEAGRVWTNTYHQYPAHAAFGGYKQSGIGRENHLKMLDHYQQTKNLLVSYAEGAMGFF; the protein is encoded by the coding sequence ATGACCATCGTCGAAGAGGGCGTCTCGAGCATCTACGCCGCCCCGGGGCAGCGCGGCTCGGTCGCCGACTACCGGCCCCGCTACGGCCACTACATCGGCGGCGAGTTCGTCGAACCGGTCAAGGGCCAGTACTTCGAGAACATCTCACCGGTCAACGGCAAGCCGTTCACCGAGGTCGGTCGCGGCACGGTCGAAGACATCGATCGGGCGGTGGATGTCGCGTGGAGGGCGTTCGAGTCCTGGAAGCGGACGACCCCGGCCGAGCGCGCCGTCATCCTCAACAAGATCGCCGACCGCATCGAGCAGAACCTCGAGAAGATCGCCGTCGCCGAGACGTGGGAGAACGGCAAGCCCGTCCGCGAGACCCTCGCCGCCGACATCCCGCTCGCCGTCGACCACTTCCGCTACTTCGCCGGCGTGCTCCGCGCGCAGGAGGGCTCGCTCAGCCAGCTCGACGAGGACACCGTGGCGTACCACTTCCACGAGCCGCTCGGGGTCGTGGGCCAGATCATCCCGTGGAACTTCCCGATCCTCATGGCGACGTGGAAGCTCGCCCCCGCTCTGGCCGCCGGCAACTGCGTCGTGATCAAGCCCGCCGAGCAGACTCCGGCATCCCTCCTCTTCCTCTTCGAGATCATCGGCGACCTCCTCCCCGCCGGTGTCGTCAACATCGTCAACGGGTTCGGCATCGAGGCGGGCGCTCCGCTCGCGCAGCACAAGCGCATCCGCAAGGTCGCGTTCACCGGTGAGACGACGACGGGCCGGCTCATCATGCAGTACGCGTCGCAGAACCTCATCCCCGTGACCCTCGAGCTCGGAGGCAAGAGCGCCAACGTCTTCTTCGAGGACGTCGCGCGCGACACGGACGACGCCTACTACGACAAGGCGCTCGAGGGCTTCACGTTCTTCGCCCTCAATCAGGGCGAGGTCTGCACCTGCCCGTCCCGCGCGCTCATCCAGCGCTCCATCTACGACCGGTTCCTCGGCGACGGCCTCGACCGGGTGTCGAAGATCGTGCAGGGCAACCCGCTCGATCCCGCCACGATGATCGGCGCGCAGGCATCCAACGACCAGCTCGAGAAGATCCTCAGCTACATCGACATCGGCACGCAGGGCGGCGCGAAGCTGCTTGCCGGCGGCGAGCGCGTCGACCTCGGCGGCGATCTGAGCGAGGGCTACTACGTCGCCCCGACGGTCTTCGAGGGCACGAACGACATGCGCATCTTCCAGGAGGAGATCTTCGGCCCCGTCGTGTCGGTCACGTCGTTCGACGACTTCGACGACGCCGTCTCGATCGCCAACGACACGCTCTACGGCCTCGGCGCGGGCGTCTGGAGCCGCTCGGGCGACATCGCCTATCGCGCCGGCCGCTCGATCGAGGCGGGCCGCGTCTGGACGAACACCTACCACCAGTACCCCGCGCACGCGGCGTTCGGCGGGTACAAGCAGTCCGGTATCGGCCGTGAGAACCATCTCAAGATGCTCGACCACTACCAGCAGACGAAGAACCTCCTCGTCTCGTACGCCGAGGGAGCGATGGGCTTCTTCTGA
- a CDS encoding GAF domain-containing protein: MSSAWSPRRESAPENSRLLIERAHEEFVAGNTGDLRLDDIRPLVRDSWRRSLAHLVGAEALPPLDLASSQLEEYRRAHPLAGVIDMIRGLLVPGDPDDAGVVVAVGDAAGRLLWVEGDRRVRALTGDMGFVPGANWSEDAVGTSAPGTAITLDRSVQIRGAEHFNRLVQPWSCTAAPVHDPETRRILGVIDVTGGDQVVTPQAQLLVDATARAVEGELLLARLRAREQQPPRRAARRAETARTTLRVLGRDRALLEVSGDGVETVSELGLRHAELLLMLATHRQGLSGERLGELVYGDPEASVTLRAEIVRLRKALERAAPHLVLESRPYRLTSTVETDAHQVLSLLDRGAHRVALAAYRGEVLPDSTAPGVEEFRDSVRVALREALLAEASIDVLLAFADTPAGADDEELLRLCLSMLPARSPKRAGLVARIERLETD; encoded by the coding sequence ATGAGTTCAGCGTGGTCGCCGAGGCGCGAGTCGGCACCCGAGAACTCGCGGCTCCTCATCGAGCGTGCCCACGAGGAGTTCGTCGCCGGCAACACGGGCGACCTGCGGCTCGACGACATCCGTCCGCTCGTCCGGGACTCGTGGCGGCGCTCGCTCGCGCACCTCGTCGGAGCAGAGGCCCTTCCGCCCCTCGACCTCGCATCGTCGCAGCTCGAGGAGTACCGCCGCGCACACCCCCTCGCGGGGGTGATCGACATGATCCGCGGCCTGCTCGTGCCGGGCGATCCCGACGACGCCGGGGTCGTCGTCGCGGTCGGCGATGCCGCCGGGCGACTGCTGTGGGTCGAGGGCGACCGGCGGGTGCGCGCCCTGACGGGCGACATGGGATTCGTCCCGGGGGCGAACTGGTCGGAGGATGCCGTCGGCACCTCCGCCCCGGGCACCGCGATCACGCTCGACCGCTCGGTGCAGATCCGCGGGGCGGAGCACTTCAACCGGCTCGTGCAGCCGTGGTCGTGCACCGCGGCGCCCGTCCACGATCCCGAGACCCGCCGCATCCTGGGCGTCATCGACGTGACGGGAGGCGATCAGGTCGTCACGCCTCAGGCCCAGTTGCTGGTGGATGCCACGGCCCGCGCGGTCGAGGGAGAGCTGCTGCTCGCCCGGCTCCGCGCCCGGGAGCAGCAGCCGCCGCGGCGGGCGGCGCGGAGGGCCGAGACCGCGCGGACGACTCTCCGCGTGCTGGGGCGGGACCGGGCACTCCTCGAGGTCTCCGGCGACGGCGTAGAGACGGTGTCGGAGCTCGGACTACGGCACGCCGAGCTGCTCCTCATGCTTGCGACGCACCGCCAGGGGCTCTCCGGCGAGCGCCTCGGTGAGCTCGTGTACGGCGACCCCGAGGCTTCTGTGACGCTGCGCGCCGAGATTGTGCGCCTGCGCAAGGCGCTCGAGAGAGCTGCGCCGCACCTCGTGCTCGAGTCCCGGCCGTATCGCCTCACGAGCACGGTCGAGACCGACGCGCACCAGGTGCTGTCGCTCCTCGACCGGGGAGCGCACCGCGTCGCGCTCGCCGCCTACCGCGGCGAGGTGCTCCCCGACTCGACGGCGCCCGGGGTGGAGGAGTTCCGCGACTCGGTGCGTGTCGCCCTCCGCGAAGCGCTCCTGGCCGAGGCATCCATCGACGTGCTCCTCGCCTTCGCCGACACACCGGCCGGCGCGGACGACGAGGAGCTGCTGCGGCTCTGCCTCTCGATGCTCCCGGCGCGCTCGCCGAAGCGGGCCGGTCTCGTGGCGCGGATCGAGCGCCTCGAGACCGACTAG
- a CDS encoding helix-turn-helix domain-containing protein gives MTETETDHSVCDAAVTLAFSVLGKRWNGMIVSTLGGGPSGFAGLRRAVSGISDAVLSDRLAELSEAGLVVREVDPGPPVSVSYTLTDAGRRLLPILDDLGRWASDNLVALAD, from the coding sequence ATGACCGAGACCGAGACCGACCACAGCGTCTGCGACGCTGCCGTCACCCTCGCGTTCTCGGTGCTCGGCAAGCGCTGGAACGGCATGATCGTCTCGACGCTCGGCGGCGGCCCCTCCGGGTTCGCGGGCCTGCGTCGCGCGGTCTCGGGCATCAGCGACGCCGTGCTGTCCGATCGGCTCGCGGAGCTCTCCGAAGCGGGACTCGTCGTGCGCGAGGTCGACCCCGGCCCTCCCGTATCGGTCAGCTACACCCTGACCGACGCGGGCCGCCGCCTGCTGCCGATCCTCGACGACCTCGGCCGCTGGGCCTCGGACAACCTGGTCGCCCTCGCCGACTGA
- a CDS encoding NAD(P)H-dependent oxidoreductase, whose product MSLFRLDASILPASSASRSLADLVEAEWSAAHPDSKVVRRDLAADPIPATAWADAVTSGFVEADQRTPGQLEARALAKTLADELVDAEALLFAVPLYNYGVSQHFKTWFDVAYTDARIDPQGTALRGKPATLVTVLGGNYAPGTPKEGWDHSTAWLRRVLEDVWGLDLRVVQRPFTLVGVNPALDAFADVAADLKRNAETAATTYGQELAARRGHVA is encoded by the coding sequence ATGTCGCTGTTCCGCCTGGATGCCAGCATCCTGCCCGCTTCGTCCGCCAGCCGTTCTCTCGCCGACCTCGTGGAGGCCGAATGGAGTGCTGCTCACCCCGACTCGAAGGTCGTCCGCCGCGACCTCGCCGCCGACCCCATCCCCGCGACCGCCTGGGCCGACGCCGTGACGTCGGGCTTTGTCGAAGCTGACCAGCGCACACCCGGCCAGCTCGAGGCGCGGGCCCTCGCGAAGACCCTCGCCGACGAGCTCGTCGATGCCGAGGCGCTGCTGTTCGCCGTTCCGCTGTACAACTACGGCGTCTCGCAGCACTTCAAGACCTGGTTCGACGTGGCCTACACCGATGCGCGCATCGACCCGCAGGGCACCGCTCTCCGCGGCAAGCCGGCGACCCTCGTCACCGTGCTCGGCGGCAACTACGCGCCCGGAACGCCCAAGGAGGGCTGGGATCACTCGACGGCGTGGCTGCGCCGCGTGCTCGAGGACGTGTGGGGGCTCGATCTGCGCGTCGTGCAGCGGCCCTTCACTCTCGTCGGGGTGAACCCCGCGCTCGACGCCTTCGCCGACGTCGCCGCCGACCTCAAGCGCAATGCCGAGACGGCCGCCACGACCTACGGGCAGGAGCTCGCCGCGCGCCGCGGCCACGTCGCCTGA
- a CDS encoding CCA tRNA nucleotidyltransferase, which translates to MLNMAEGVARLGALAESPVVATLARAFAEAGRELAIVGGPVRDALLGRETHDLDFTTDALPDDILRIVKPISSAQWDVGRDFGTIGARIDGEQVEITTYRADSYDGVTRKPTVEFGDTLEGDLLRRDFTVNSMALRVPGRTLIDPTGGVEDLVAQRLRTPSDPRVSFGDDPLRMLRAARFSSQLGFDVDPGTAEAIGQLRETLEIVSPERIQSELVRLLQTDDPVRGIRLLVETGLLDVFLPEIPALRLEIDEHHHHKDVYEHSLTVLRQAISLEQARNPDASPDVPLRLAALLHDIGKPATRRLEPGGGVSFYHHDIKGARLAKKRLQALRFDTDTMNVVSRLIELHLRFFGYAEGAWTDSAVRRYVRDAGPELERLHILTRADVTTRNKRKAARLAGAYDDIERRIAELAAQEELDAMRPELDGNRIQEILGIRPGREVGEAYKFLLDLRLDEGLVGPEEAERRLLAWWSTRS; encoded by the coding sequence ATGCTCAACATGGCCGAGGGCGTCGCGCGCCTCGGCGCGCTCGCCGAGTCACCCGTCGTCGCGACGCTCGCTCGCGCCTTCGCCGAGGCGGGGCGTGAGCTCGCGATCGTCGGCGGACCGGTCCGCGATGCACTCCTCGGGCGCGAGACGCACGACCTCGACTTCACGACGGATGCCCTTCCCGACGACATCCTCAGGATCGTGAAGCCGATCAGTTCTGCCCAGTGGGACGTCGGCCGCGACTTCGGCACGATCGGCGCCCGCATCGACGGCGAGCAGGTCGAGATCACGACCTACCGAGCCGACAGCTACGACGGGGTGACCCGCAAGCCCACCGTCGAGTTCGGCGACACGCTCGAGGGAGACCTCCTCCGCCGGGACTTCACCGTCAACTCGATGGCCCTGCGCGTGCCGGGCCGCACGCTCATCGACCCCACCGGCGGTGTCGAGGATCTGGTGGCGCAGCGCCTGCGCACGCCGAGCGATCCCCGCGTGAGCTTCGGCGACGATCCGCTCCGGATGCTCCGCGCCGCGCGCTTCTCGTCGCAGCTGGGCTTCGACGTCGACCCGGGCACCGCGGAGGCCATCGGCCAGCTTCGCGAGACCCTCGAGATCGTGAGCCCCGAGCGCATCCAGAGCGAGCTCGTGCGGCTGCTGCAGACCGACGACCCCGTGCGCGGCATCCGTCTGCTCGTCGAAACCGGACTTCTCGACGTCTTCCTCCCCGAGATCCCCGCGCTGCGCCTCGAGATCGACGAGCATCACCACCACAAGGACGTCTACGAGCACTCCCTGACGGTGCTGCGCCAGGCGATCTCACTCGAGCAGGCGCGGAATCCGGATGCCTCGCCGGACGTCCCGCTGCGCCTCGCGGCCCTCCTCCACGACATCGGCAAGCCCGCCACGCGACGCCTCGAGCCCGGCGGCGGCGTGAGCTTCTACCACCACGACATCAAGGGCGCCCGCCTCGCGAAGAAGCGCCTGCAGGCGCTGCGCTTCGACACGGACACGATGAACGTCGTCTCGCGCCTCATCGAGCTGCACCTGCGCTTCTTCGGCTACGCCGAGGGTGCGTGGACCGATTCGGCGGTGCGTCGGTATGTCCGGGATGCCGGCCCCGAGCTCGAGCGCCTGCACATCCTCACGCGGGCCGATGTGACGACCCGCAACAAGCGCAAGGCGGCGCGGCTCGCCGGCGCCTACGACGACATCGAGCGCCGGATCGCGGAGCTCGCCGCGCAGGAGGAGCTCGACGCGATGCGCCCCGAGCTCGACGGCAACCGGATCCAGGAGATCCTGGGCATCCGCCCCGGCCGCGAGGTCGGTGAGGCGTACAAGTTCCTTCTCGACCTGCGCCTCGACGAGGGCCTCGTCGGTCCAGAGGAGGCCGAGCGCCGCCTCCTCGCCTGGTGGTCCACCCGCAGCTGA
- a CDS encoding methyltransferase translates to MPPLPLPEPDAALCAALADDLRAADFHAATIRERWGAAADDAIARGLRFPALAAIEGDDDPLAVLARLLVLGMPQPAELVDAALPRTGGDGLVRLALAERGEDGIHPLALVRPQSFGDAHGDGGWWIASDLDETALGGPLPEDHVLGVGGASLTLAGLQLPTPARRALDVGTGCGIQALRARRAVDEVVATDISERAIRFARLNALLNAVDGIELRSGSLFDPVKGERFDRIASNPPFVITPRAAEVPAYEYRDGGMIGDDLVAAFVRGAGEHLEPDGVAQLLGNWETRSGVDGLDRVREWVASSAVPLDAWVVERERLDPLAYAELWIRDGGTVPGSAEFARLATAWLDDFAEREVSAIGFGYILLRRPRSGTPTLTRYERVGESLGATPGGLGQHLADALAAHDALAALDDAALAASILRVSPDVTEARHHLPGSEAPSVIELRQGGGFGRTIEVDPALAALVGACDGDLAVGPLIDAIAELLEVDAGALREDLLPRVRELVFTGFLLLG, encoded by the coding sequence ATGCCGCCGCTCCCCCTTCCCGAGCCCGACGCCGCATTGTGTGCGGCGCTCGCCGACGACCTGCGCGCGGCGGACTTCCACGCCGCGACGATCCGGGAGCGATGGGGAGCAGCGGCGGACGACGCCATTGCCCGCGGCCTGCGCTTCCCCGCTCTCGCCGCCATCGAGGGGGACGACGATCCTCTCGCGGTGCTGGCGCGGCTCCTCGTGCTCGGGATGCCGCAGCCCGCGGAGCTGGTCGACGCGGCACTGCCGCGCACCGGCGGCGACGGGCTCGTGCGCCTCGCCCTCGCGGAGCGGGGGGAGGACGGCATCCATCCCCTCGCCCTCGTGCGGCCGCAGTCGTTCGGCGACGCGCACGGCGACGGCGGATGGTGGATCGCGAGCGACCTGGACGAGACGGCGCTGGGCGGCCCACTTCCCGAGGATCACGTCCTCGGCGTCGGCGGCGCTTCTCTGACGCTCGCCGGGCTGCAGCTGCCGACGCCGGCGAGGCGCGCGCTCGATGTCGGGACGGGATGCGGCATCCAGGCCCTCCGTGCGCGTCGCGCGGTCGACGAGGTCGTCGCGACCGACATCTCGGAGCGGGCAATCCGCTTCGCGCGCCTCAACGCGCTGCTCAATGCCGTCGACGGCATAGAGCTGCGGTCGGGCAGCCTCTTCGACCCCGTGAAGGGCGAGCGTTTCGACCGGATCGCTTCGAATCCGCCCTTCGTGATCACTCCCCGCGCGGCGGAAGTGCCGGCGTACGAATATCGCGACGGCGGAATGATCGGCGACGACCTCGTCGCGGCGTTCGTGCGCGGAGCGGGCGAGCACCTCGAACCGGACGGCGTCGCGCAGCTGCTCGGCAACTGGGAGACGCGCTCAGGGGTCGACGGTCTCGACCGGGTGCGGGAGTGGGTGGCGTCGTCGGCCGTGCCGCTCGACGCGTGGGTTGTGGAGCGCGAGCGCCTCGATCCCCTCGCCTACGCGGAGCTGTGGATTCGCGACGGCGGAACCGTGCCGGGGAGCGCCGAGTTCGCGCGGCTCGCGACGGCGTGGCTCGACGACTTCGCCGAGCGCGAGGTCTCGGCCATCGGGTTCGGGTACATCCTGCTGCGTCGGCCTCGGAGCGGGACGCCGACTCTGACCCGCTACGAGCGGGTCGGCGAGTCGCTGGGTGCGACGCCGGGCGGGCTCGGGCAGCACCTCGCGGACGCGCTCGCCGCGCACGACGCACTCGCCGCGCTTGATGACGCCGCGCTCGCGGCATCCATCCTCCGGGTCTCGCCGGATGTGACGGAGGCGCGCCACCATCTGCCGGGGAGCGAGGCCCCGAGCGTCATCGAGCTGCGCCAGGGCGGCGGCTTCGGACGCACGATCGAGGTCGATCCCGCGCTGGCGGCCCTCGTCGGCGCGTGCGACGGCGACCTCGCCGTCGGGCCCCTCATCGACGCCATCGCTGAGCTGCTCGAAGTGGATGCGGGCGCACTCCGGGAGGACCTGCTGCCACGGGTGCGGGAGCTCGTGTTCACGGGGTTCCTGCTGCTCGGCTGA
- a CDS encoding DUF6049 family protein: MIQSPPPSVPRARRARASLAAVVGIVAALLAPVAAAPAEASLLPAATTPSPTPTPSAEPGEAVLTLSPISNGVLRDGDHLTASVTLANGTFEPTEPGTVTLAFGSERLTDRAELDAWLAGKIDDPALPQVASIPFLPVAAGESQTQGIAVDAPVTGLLPGVYPVRATLTTAGETFTSTSVVIVPDAAAPASNVGLVMPITADATADGLLTSDQLQELTGPEGSLTNQLDAVAGTDAILAVDPAIAAAIRVLGTAAPESATAWLARLETLPNTRFALQFGDADVASQVQAKIVPPLAPLSLQAYMEPANFTPAPGNPATPTPTPTTDPTAPIYPDNEQLLDIGTARAGVFWPATGTAGGDVVEGLGGVRVDDQQGLTLVTSTSTTAGADGGTVTARGADGDDPVLVYDAAISGELQSASTIDAAPLRGAHLAAATAYLSFALSDAGGAPLLVTVDRGEDRSRVALRTAISAVLEAPSVAPATLGSLANATPENVEVAGVDADAARVAAVSALVSGEDSLTQFATILDTPDTITGPERADILQLLGNAWRAQSDEWTTALATHREDTATTLDSVGILRASPIQLITSGAVIPVWVRNDLPYPVNVTLFATPDDLRLEVQRTTQVVAQPQSNSRVEVPVQAQIGSGDVTLSLELRSPTGVLIGDPQLREVHVRADWEGIGIIVLVVLAVGFVAVGVIRTILRRRGRKKGDAAPAAGGEPSTEPAGEADTAANADPTADSDPTEDADPTADADPTEDAEPPHDAEPEASIDPAPEEPRP, from the coding sequence ATGATTCAGTCCCCACCGCCTTCCGTGCCGCGCGCGCGGAGAGCCCGCGCGTCTCTCGCGGCGGTCGTGGGCATCGTGGCGGCGCTCCTCGCTCCCGTCGCAGCGGCGCCGGCCGAGGCATCCCTCCTCCCCGCCGCCACGACCCCTTCGCCCACGCCCACCCCGTCGGCCGAGCCGGGCGAGGCCGTGCTCACGCTCTCGCCGATCTCCAACGGCGTGCTGCGCGACGGCGACCACCTGACGGCGTCCGTCACGCTCGCCAACGGCACGTTCGAGCCGACCGAGCCCGGGACGGTCACGCTCGCCTTCGGTTCCGAGCGCCTCACCGACCGCGCCGAGCTCGACGCGTGGCTCGCGGGAAAGATCGACGATCCGGCGCTGCCGCAGGTGGCTTCCATTCCCTTCCTCCCGGTGGCGGCGGGCGAGTCGCAGACCCAGGGGATCGCCGTCGACGCCCCCGTCACGGGGCTCCTGCCCGGGGTCTACCCCGTGCGGGCGACCCTGACGACGGCCGGCGAGACCTTCACGTCGACGAGCGTCGTCATCGTGCCCGACGCCGCGGCCCCGGCCTCGAACGTGGGGCTCGTCATGCCGATCACGGCCGACGCGACCGCCGACGGCCTCCTCACGTCCGACCAGCTGCAGGAGCTCACCGGCCCGGAGGGCTCGCTCACCAATCAGCTCGATGCGGTCGCCGGCACCGACGCGATCCTCGCCGTCGACCCGGCGATCGCGGCGGCCATCCGCGTGCTCGGCACCGCGGCGCCCGAGAGCGCGACGGCCTGGCTGGCGCGCCTCGAGACCCTGCCGAACACGCGCTTCGCGCTGCAGTTCGGCGATGCCGACGTCGCCAGCCAGGTGCAGGCGAAGATCGTGCCGCCGCTCGCACCCCTGTCGCTGCAGGCGTACATGGAGCCGGCGAACTTCACGCCCGCGCCCGGAAACCCCGCTACTCCGACGCCCACCCCCACGACCGATCCGACCGCACCTATCTACCCCGACAACGAGCAGCTGCTCGACATCGGCACCGCACGGGCGGGCGTCTTCTGGCCTGCCACGGGAACCGCGGGCGGCGACGTCGTCGAGGGGCTCGGCGGTGTGCGCGTCGACGACCAGCAGGGTCTCACTCTCGTAACGTCGACCTCGACGACCGCCGGCGCCGACGGCGGCACCGTGACGGCCCGGGGCGCCGATGGCGACGATCCCGTTCTCGTCTACGACGCGGCGATCTCCGGAGAGCTCCAGTCCGCATCGACGATCGATGCGGCACCTCTCCGCGGTGCCCACCTCGCCGCGGCGACCGCCTACCTCTCGTTCGCGCTCTCCGACGCCGGGGGCGCGCCGCTCCTCGTGACGGTCGACCGGGGTGAGGACCGCTCGCGCGTCGCCCTGCGCACCGCCATCTCCGCGGTGCTCGAGGCGCCGTCCGTCGCCCCGGCGACGCTCGGGTCGCTCGCCAACGCGACTCCGGAGAACGTCGAGGTGGCCGGCGTGGACGCCGACGCGGCGCGCGTCGCCGCCGTGTCGGCGCTCGTGTCGGGGGAAGACTCGCTCACGCAGTTCGCGACCATCCTCGACACCCCCGACACGATCACAGGACCCGAGCGGGCAGACATCCTGCAGCTGCTGGGCAACGCCTGGCGCGCGCAGTCCGACGAGTGGACGACGGCCCTCGCGACGCATCGCGAAGACACCGCGACGACGCTCGACTCGGTCGGCATCCTGCGGGCGAGCCCCATCCAGCTCATCACGTCGGGCGCGGTCATCCCGGTCTGGGTGCGCAACGACCTCCCCTACCCCGTCAACGTCACCCTCTTCGCCACGCCCGACGACCTGCGCCTCGAGGTGCAGCGCACGACCCAGGTCGTTGCGCAGCCGCAGAGCAACAGCCGCGTCGAAGTGCCCGTCCAGGCCCAGATCGGCAGCGGCGACGTCACGCTGTCACTCGAGCTCCGCAGTCCCACCGGCGTCCTCATCGGCGACCCGCAGCTGCGCGAGGTGCACGTCCGCGCCGACTGGGAGGGCATCGGCATCATCGTCCTCGTCGTGCTCGCGGTCGGCTTCGTCGCGGTGGGCGTGATCCGCACGATCCTGCGGCGCCGGGGACGGAAGAAGGGGGATGCGGCACCCGCCGCCGGCGGCGAACCGTCGACGGAGCCCGCGGGCGAGGCCGACACTGCGGCGAACGCCGACCCCACGGCGGACTCCGATCCCACGGAGGACGCCGATCCCACGGCGGACGCCGATCCCACCGAGGACGCCGAGCCACCCCACGACGCCGAGCCAGAGGCATCCATCGATCCCGCCCCTGAGGAGCCCCGACCATGA
- the murJ gene encoding murein biosynthesis integral membrane protein MurJ: MSGIARASALIGAGTIVSRLTGLLRTIVLVAAIGSVSSEAGDAFAVANQLPNNIYAIISAGLLTAIIVPQIVKAAAHADGGQSFISKILTLGTVVLLGTTAVAMILAPLLVVLYAPDYTPEQTALATAFAYWCLPQIFFYGLFALLGEMLNARRVFGPYTWAPIINNLVSIAGFSVFIVLFGADHSSVEGWTDGMIALVAGTATLGIVLQTVLLLFFWRRAGLHLRPDFRWRGVGLNEFGRLASWTFLMVIAGQLAGLIQSRVLAGASGQGASVFATQNAWLIFMLPYSVIVLSIGTPYFTRLSEHAHAGRHDDVRADIGSSIRTLGLFTVLATAALAVASIPASRIFTNSAHQAQQAALVLVCFLVSLVPLAVLFVVQRTFYAYDDTRTPFFFTLLQTALVIGTALIAQATLPVEYLAAGVALGQSISSTIQVIVATWLLHRRLKGIGTGGWMLALGRFVIAAVPAAGAGWATFLLLGGVDGWTVSDRWLGAIGTALIGAVSSLVYLGVLWLLRAPELAVVGPIVRRVLRR, translated from the coding sequence ATGAGCGGCATCGCGCGCGCGAGCGCCCTCATCGGAGCCGGCACGATCGTCTCGCGCCTCACCGGACTCCTCCGCACGATCGTGCTGGTCGCGGCGATCGGCTCGGTGAGCAGCGAGGCAGGCGACGCCTTCGCGGTGGCGAATCAGCTGCCGAACAACATCTACGCGATCATCTCGGCCGGCCTGCTGACCGCGATCATCGTGCCGCAGATCGTCAAGGCCGCCGCGCACGCCGACGGCGGCCAGTCCTTCATCTCCAAGATCCTCACCCTCGGCACCGTCGTGCTGCTCGGCACGACGGCGGTCGCGATGATCCTCGCGCCCCTCCTGGTCGTGCTCTACGCACCCGACTACACGCCGGAGCAGACGGCACTCGCGACGGCCTTCGCCTACTGGTGCCTGCCGCAGATCTTCTTCTATGGCCTCTTCGCACTCCTCGGCGAGATGCTCAACGCACGGCGCGTGTTCGGCCCGTACACGTGGGCTCCGATCATCAACAACCTCGTGTCGATCGCGGGCTTCTCGGTCTTCATCGTGCTCTTCGGCGCCGATCACTCGTCGGTCGAGGGCTGGACCGACGGCATGATCGCCCTCGTCGCGGGCACGGCGACGCTCGGCATCGTGCTGCAGACGGTGCTGCTGCTGTTCTTCTGGCGCCGGGCGGGCCTGCATCTGCGTCCCGACTTCCGCTGGCGGGGTGTGGGGCTCAACGAGTTCGGCCGGCTCGCCTCCTGGACCTTCCTCATGGTCATCGCCGGTCAGCTCGCGGGGCTCATCCAGTCGCGGGTCCTCGCGGGCGCCTCCGGCCAGGGCGCATCGGTCTTCGCGACGCAGAACGCGTGGCTCATCTTCATGCTCCCGTACTCCGTGATCGTGCTCTCGATCGGGACGCCCTACTTCACGCGCCTCAGTGAGCACGCCCACGCGGGGCGACACGACGACGTCCGCGCCGACATCGGCAGCAGCATCCGCACCCTCGGCCTGTTCACGGTGCTCGCGACGGCGGCCCTGGCGGTGGCATCCATCCCCGCGTCCCGCATCTTCACCAACTCGGCACACCAGGCGCAGCAGGCCGCGCTCGTGCTCGTCTGCTTCCTCGTGTCGCTCGTGCCGCTCGCCGTCCTGTTCGTCGTGCAGCGGACGTTCTACGCGTACGACGACACGCGCACCCCCTTCTTCTTCACCCTCCTGCAGACGGCGCTCGTCATCGGCACAGCGCTCATCGCGCAGGCGACCCTTCCGGTCGAGTACCTCGCGGCCGGCGTCGCGCTCGGCCAGTCGATCTCGAGCACGATCCAGGTCATCGTCGCGACCTGGCTGCTCCATCGGCGCCTGAAGGGAATCGGCACAGGGGGATGGATGCTGGCGCTCGGACGGTTCGTGATCGCCGCCGTTCCCGCTGCCGGCGCCGGCTGGGCGACCTTCCTGCTCCTCGGGGGAGTGGACGGGTGGACGGTCTCCGACCGCTGGCTCGGCGCCATCGGCACCGCCCTCATCGGCGCTGTCTCCTCGCTCGTCTACCTCGGCGTGCTGTGGCTGCTGCGGGCGCCCGAACTCGCCGTCGTCGGTCCGATCGTGCGTCGAGTGCTGCGTCGCTGA